From a single Alkalihalophilus pseudofirmus genomic region:
- a CDS encoding valine--tRNA ligase, whose translation MEKKELTMPTKYNPQETESKWYSYWLEGKYFEATGDSKKQPYSIVIPPPNVTGKLHLGHAWDTTLQDILSRVKRMQGYDTLWLPGMDHAGIATQAKVEGKLREEGVSRYDLGREKFLEKSWEWKEEYADFIRNQWSKLGLSLDYSRERFTLDEGLSKAVNEVFVKLYEKGLIYRGEYIINWDPQTKTALSDIEVIYQDVQGAFYHMNYPLTDGSGEIEVATTRPETMLGDTAVAVHPEDERYKHLIGKTVTLPITGREIPIVADDYVDMEFGSGAVKITPAHDPNDFEIGNRHNLERILVMNEDGTMNAKAGKYDGMDRFACRKQIVKDLQETGVLFKIEEHTHSVGHSERSGAVVEPYLSTQWFVKMQPLADAAIELQKSEDKVNFVPDRFEKTYLRWMENIRDWCISRQLWWGHRIPAWYHKETGEVYVGHEAPKDPENWKQDEDVLDTWFSSALWPFSTMGWPDTNAADYERFYTTNVLVTGYDIIFFWVSRMIFQGLEFTGKRPFNDVLIHGLVRDSEGRKMSKSLGNGVDPMDVIDKYGADALRFFLSTGSSPGNDLRFYWEKVESTWNFGNKIWNASRFALMNMDGLTYDEIDLSGEKSIADKWILTRLQETTEDVTRLIDAYEFGEVGRLLYNFIWDDFCDWYIEMAKLPLNSDNEEAKRTTRSVLAYVLDQTMRLLHPIMPFITEEIWQHLPHQGDSITVAEWPVRKEEYIFADAVKDMELLKEMIRSVRNTRAELNVPMSKQIELIVSAKDADTLAQLERGKSYIEKFCNPSKLELGTALKAPEKSMSQVLTGVELFLPLAGLLDLDAEIKRLEGELKKLDKEVERVDKKLSNQGFIAKAPEKVIEEEKAKQADYKAKRETVKERIAELKA comes from the coding sequence ATGGAGAAAAAAGAGCTGACAATGCCTACAAAGTATAATCCGCAAGAAACGGAATCAAAGTGGTATTCATATTGGCTAGAGGGCAAGTATTTTGAAGCAACTGGAGATTCAAAAAAACAACCGTATTCGATCGTTATTCCACCGCCTAACGTAACAGGAAAATTACATTTAGGCCATGCATGGGATACGACGTTGCAAGACATTCTTTCTCGCGTTAAACGAATGCAGGGTTACGATACGTTATGGCTGCCGGGAATGGACCATGCGGGTATTGCGACTCAAGCGAAAGTAGAAGGGAAGCTCCGCGAAGAAGGCGTAAGCCGTTATGACCTTGGCCGTGAAAAGTTTCTTGAAAAGTCGTGGGAGTGGAAAGAAGAGTATGCAGACTTTATTCGCAACCAATGGTCAAAGCTTGGTCTTTCATTAGACTACTCACGCGAGCGCTTTACGCTGGATGAAGGTTTATCAAAAGCAGTTAATGAAGTATTTGTTAAGCTTTATGAAAAAGGCTTAATCTATCGCGGCGAGTATATCATCAACTGGGATCCGCAAACGAAAACAGCACTATCTGATATTGAGGTTATTTACCAAGATGTACAAGGTGCCTTCTATCATATGAATTATCCATTAACAGATGGAAGCGGAGAAATTGAAGTTGCGACGACTCGTCCTGAAACGATGCTTGGTGATACAGCTGTAGCGGTTCACCCTGAAGATGAGCGTTACAAGCACTTAATTGGAAAAACAGTTACTCTTCCAATTACAGGCCGTGAAATTCCGATTGTTGCAGATGATTATGTCGATATGGAATTTGGTTCTGGTGCGGTGAAAATCACTCCAGCTCATGACCCGAATGACTTTGAAATTGGAAACCGTCATAATCTAGAGCGCATTCTTGTGATGAATGAAGATGGAACAATGAATGCGAAAGCTGGAAAATATGATGGCATGGACCGCTTTGCATGCCGTAAGCAAATCGTTAAAGATCTTCAAGAGACAGGCGTTCTTTTCAAAATTGAAGAGCATACTCATTCAGTTGGACACTCTGAGCGAAGCGGCGCAGTAGTAGAGCCTTACCTATCAACACAGTGGTTTGTAAAAATGCAGCCTCTTGCTGATGCAGCAATCGAACTGCAAAAATCAGAGGATAAAGTGAATTTTGTTCCAGATCGCTTTGAGAAAACATATTTACGCTGGATGGAGAACATTCGTGACTGGTGCATCTCTCGTCAGCTATGGTGGGGACACCGTATTCCAGCTTGGTATCATAAAGAAACAGGCGAAGTATATGTAGGTCACGAAGCTCCAAAAGATCCTGAAAACTGGAAGCAAGATGAGGATGTACTAGATACATGGTTCTCGTCTGCATTATGGCCGTTTTCAACAATGGGCTGGCCGGATACAAACGCTGCTGACTATGAGCGTTTCTATACAACGAATGTCCTTGTAACCGGCTATGATATTATTTTCTTCTGGGTATCACGTATGATCTTCCAAGGTCTTGAGTTCACAGGCAAGCGTCCGTTTAATGATGTATTAATTCATGGTCTTGTTCGAGATTCAGAAGGCCGTAAGATGAGTAAATCATTAGGCAACGGCGTTGATCCAATGGATGTTATCGACAAATACGGTGCAGATGCCCTGCGTTTCTTCCTTTCTACAGGAAGTTCCCCGGGAAATGACTTACGTTTTTACTGGGAAAAAGTCGAATCAACTTGGAACTTCGGCAATAAAATCTGGAATGCTTCACGCTTTGCCCTAATGAATATGGACGGGTTAACGTATGATGAGATCGATCTAAGCGGTGAAAAATCAATTGCTGATAAATGGATCTTAACTCGTCTTCAAGAAACGACAGAAGATGTGACACGCTTAATTGATGCTTATGAGTTCGGTGAAGTAGGACGTCTATTGTATAACTTCATTTGGGATGATTTCTGTGATTGGTATATTGAAATGGCTAAATTACCTCTTAATAGTGATAATGAAGAAGCAAAACGGACAACGCGTTCTGTTCTCGCTTATGTGCTTGATCAGACAATGCGACTTCTTCACCCGATTATGCCATTTATTACCGAGGAAATATGGCAGCATTTGCCGCATCAAGGCGATTCCATCACTGTTGCAGAATGGCCTGTGCGTAAAGAAGAATATATCTTCGCAGATGCAGTAAAAGATATGGAGCTTCTTAAAGAAATGATCCGCTCGGTTCGTAATACTCGTGCAGAATTAAATGTACCAATGAGTAAGCAAATTGAGCTGATTGTCAGTGCAAAGGATGCAGATACACTGGCTCAACTAGAACGTGGCAAGAGCTACATTGAGAAATTCTGTAACCCAAGCAAGCTTGAATTAGGTACAGCCCTTAAAGCTCCTGAAAAATCAATGTCTCAAGTTCTGACAGGTGTTGAATTATTCCTTCCATTAGCAGGACTCTTAGACCTTGATGCTGAGATTAAGCGTTTAGAAGGAGAATTGAAGAAATTAGATAAAGAAGTAGAGCGTGTAGATAAGAAGCTAAGCAACCAAGGCTTTATTGCTAAAGCTCCTGAAAAAGTAATTGAAGAAGAAAAAGCAAAACAAGCAGATTACAAAGCGAAACGCGAAACCGTTAAAGAGCGTATCGCAGAATTAAAAGCATAA